The Sinomicrobium kalidii genome contains a region encoding:
- a CDS encoding PAS domain-containing sensor histidine kinase: MKFFQQEENIFSVLLETISEGILVVDGDKNIVATNSPLESMFGYKKDELLGSSMNILIPGQYHQSHEGHFKNYYAKSSKRKMAAGRNLWGIRKDGTELPVEIGLNPFTIYGKKFVVALVMDVTLSREAENKIRQLNEELEEKVEVRTRELKDSVSQLKKEVQRRVKAENRIKEALQKEKELNELKTQFLSLVSHEFKTPLSNIMVSATLIEKYTEGDQQEKREKHLETIKNKVHYLNNILNDFLSVERIDSGKVQYNLTLVNISKVFNEVIYDANMLLKTGQRINFPEDVDNYVMYQDEKIMELILSNLVRNAVKYSPEHTTINIELESEGEVFVFKVKDSGIGIPEEDQKHIFSRYFRARNAVNDQGTGIGLNIVKSHLENLGGEIDFVSEEGKGTTFTVKLPNHEKDFTHRG; this comes from the coding sequence CAGCGTTCTTTTGGAAACCATTTCCGAGGGTATCCTTGTGGTGGACGGGGATAAAAATATAGTGGCCACCAATTCCCCGCTGGAAAGCATGTTCGGTTATAAAAAGGATGAATTGCTGGGCAGTAGTATGAATATCCTCATACCCGGCCAGTATCATCAAAGCCACGAAGGGCATTTCAAAAATTACTATGCCAAATCCAGCAAGCGTAAAATGGCGGCCGGAAGAAACCTTTGGGGTATCAGGAAAGACGGAACCGAACTCCCCGTGGAAATCGGGCTCAACCCTTTTACTATTTACGGTAAAAAATTTGTGGTGGCCCTGGTCATGGACGTTACCCTGAGCCGTGAAGCCGAAAACAAGATCAGGCAGCTCAACGAAGAACTGGAGGAAAAAGTAGAGGTAAGGACACGGGAGCTGAAAGATTCCGTAAGCCAGTTAAAGAAAGAAGTCCAACGAAGGGTAAAAGCTGAGAACAGGATCAAGGAAGCTTTGCAGAAAGAAAAAGAACTGAACGAGTTAAAGACCCAGTTCCTCTCCCTGGTTTCCCACGAATTTAAAACGCCGCTGAGCAATATCATGGTTTCGGCAACACTTATAGAAAAATATACGGAAGGCGACCAACAGGAAAAACGGGAAAAGCACCTGGAAACCATAAAGAACAAGGTGCACTATCTCAATAATATCCTGAACGATTTTCTTTCGGTAGAACGCATTGATTCCGGGAAGGTACAGTACAATCTCACTTTAGTTAACATCAGTAAGGTGTTTAACGAGGTTATTTACGATGCCAATATGCTGCTCAAAACGGGACAACGAATCAATTTTCCTGAAGACGTGGACAATTATGTAATGTACCAGGACGAAAAAATAATGGAACTTATCCTCTCTAACCTCGTCCGGAATGCAGTGAAGTACTCACCCGAACACACAACAATCAACATAGAATTAGAATCGGAAGGGGAAGTATTTGTTTTCAAGGTGAAGGATTCCGGAATAGGTATCCCTGAAGAAGACCAGAAGCATATATTCAGCAGGTATTTCCGTGCCCGGAATGCTGTTAATGACCAGGGTACGGGCATCGGACTCAATATCGTGAAGAGCCACCTGGAAAACCTGGGCGGAGAGATTGATTTTGTGAGCGAAGAAGGAAAAGGAACTACTTTTACGGTAAAACTACCCAATCATGAAAAAGATTTTACTCATAGAGGATGA